The Saccharopolyspora gloriosae genome has a segment encoding these proteins:
- a CDS encoding penicillin acylase family protein, with protein sequence MTGQRIVAALSVGAVVGALILTPAAAAVPAPHAPAPGALAPGALAPGAPAPGAPPPHAPVPDALASSSPVPDVPQVPDYCGGQCHHILPPGQNGNATLAELAGHLLLGTTPPHAADQTKPYAELATGYSELTTGTINEFFNDDSFGVRPDDVERTYRPREDVTVVRDKTAGIPHIYGDTRDGTTFGAGFTTAEDKLFLMDALRRAGRGEVSSFAGGAPANRELEQDFFATSPYTEQELEQQIEVARSAGPRGEQALADATSYVDGINTYIRQAHEGRYFPGEYVATGHVDAITNAGEIEPFKLADLVVLASLVGAQFGGGGGNEVQQAVARMSLHERFGPERGEQVWRTFRAENDPESIPTVHNGSFPYAVSPENPKGAAMPDPGSVTEQQLVFDPTGSAADPEQSPQQRQTPVTKPNNAQPDSNDKPAQAEALRGIFNDGVVPADMAEPRGMSNALMVSGEHTDSGNPIAVFGPQTGYFAPQLLTLQELQGPGISSKGASFAGLSFYTLLGRGQDYSWSATTAAQDIIDTYAVELCAPDGGPVTRESDHYLFRGECLPMQQVERRNSWEPNLGDDTPAGSYRLVSFRTRYGPVTHRATVDGKPVAYASVRSTFQHEVDSIIGFQRFNDPAEITSPEAFQRAAEDVNYTFNWFYADSEHTAHFNSGDNVVRNPEVDPSMPVVSDPEFEWRGWNPDGNTADYAPFEEHPRAVDQDYFVSWNNKQAPGTSGADWSKGAVQRGDLLDSRVRGLVAEGGVNRADLTRAMEEAGLADLRAERVLPDLLRVLDSAPSDDPELAARIKLLRDWLHDGGLRTETEPGSREYAHAEAIELLDAWWPLLVRGTFEPALGPDTYRALTGAAQINESPSGWQNEEPGEHVGQAHQGSAFLVGWYGQVSKNLRGALGEDVPGGFGQGDPRPGNSLCGDGDLGACRQALVDSLAAADATPAEQTYPGDADCEPGDQWCADAIIQNKIGGIAHDPISWQNRPTYQQVVEFPSHR encoded by the coding sequence ATGACAGGGCAGCGGATCGTGGCCGCACTCAGCGTCGGGGCCGTCGTCGGCGCCTTGATCCTCACTCCCGCGGCCGCCGCGGTCCCCGCACCGCACGCACCCGCGCCGGGCGCACTCGCGCCGGGCGCACTCGCGCCGGGCGCACCCGCGCCGGGCGCACCCCCGCCGCACGCACCTGTGCCGGACGCACTCGCATCGAGCTCACCCGTGCCGGACGTGCCGCAGGTGCCGGACTACTGCGGCGGGCAGTGCCACCACATCCTGCCGCCGGGCCAGAACGGCAACGCCACGCTCGCCGAGCTCGCCGGGCACCTGCTGCTCGGCACCACACCGCCGCACGCGGCCGACCAGACCAAGCCCTACGCCGAGCTCGCCACCGGATACTCGGAGCTCACCACCGGCACCATCAACGAGTTCTTCAACGACGATTCCTTCGGCGTCCGGCCCGATGACGTGGAACGCACCTACCGGCCGCGCGAAGACGTCACCGTGGTCCGGGACAAGACCGCGGGCATTCCGCACATCTACGGCGACACCCGCGACGGCACCACCTTCGGCGCAGGCTTCACGACCGCCGAGGACAAGTTGTTCCTGATGGACGCGCTGCGCCGGGCCGGTCGCGGCGAGGTCAGCTCGTTCGCGGGCGGCGCACCCGCCAACCGCGAACTGGAACAGGACTTCTTCGCCACCTCCCCCTACACCGAGCAGGAGCTGGAGCAGCAGATCGAGGTCGCTCGGTCGGCGGGGCCGCGCGGCGAGCAGGCGCTCGCCGACGCGACGTCCTATGTGGACGGGATCAACACCTACATCCGCCAGGCGCACGAGGGTCGCTACTTCCCCGGCGAGTACGTGGCGACCGGGCACGTGGACGCGATCACCAACGCAGGCGAGATCGAGCCGTTCAAGCTCGCCGACCTCGTTGTGCTCGCCTCGCTGGTCGGCGCCCAGTTCGGTGGCGGCGGCGGTAACGAGGTGCAGCAGGCGGTGGCGCGGATGTCACTGCACGAGCGATTCGGCCCCGAACGCGGCGAGCAGGTGTGGCGCACCTTCCGCGCCGAGAACGACCCCGAGTCGATCCCCACCGTGCACAACGGCTCGTTCCCGTACGCGGTGTCCCCGGAGAACCCGAAAGGCGCGGCGATGCCCGATCCGGGTTCGGTGACCGAGCAGCAGCTCGTGTTCGACCCCACCGGCTCCGCCGCCGACCCGGAGCAGAGCCCGCAGCAGCGTCAGACACCGGTGACAAAGCCGAACAACGCCCAGCCGGACTCGAACGACAAGCCCGCCCAAGCGGAAGCGCTGCGCGGCATCTTCAACGACGGCGTCGTGCCCGCCGACATGGCCGAACCGCGCGGCATGTCGAACGCGCTGATGGTCTCCGGCGAACACACCGACAGCGGCAACCCGATCGCCGTGTTCGGCCCGCAGACCGGCTACTTCGCCCCGCAGCTGCTGACCTTGCAGGAGCTCCAAGGGCCGGGGATCTCGTCGAAGGGCGCGTCGTTCGCGGGCCTGAGCTTCTACACCTTGCTGGGGCGCGGCCAGGACTACTCGTGGAGCGCCACCACGGCTGCGCAGGACATCATCGACACCTACGCGGTGGAACTGTGCGCACCCGACGGCGGGCCGGTCACCAGGGAATCCGACCACTACCTGTTCCGCGGCGAATGCCTGCCGATGCAGCAGGTCGAGCGGCGCAACTCCTGGGAGCCCAACCTGGGCGACGACACCCCGGCCGGCTCGTACCGGCTGGTCTCGTTCCGCACGCGGTACGGGCCGGTGACGCACCGCGCCACCGTCGACGGCAAACCCGTCGCCTACGCCTCGGTGCGCTCGACCTTCCAGCACGAAGTCGACTCGATCATCGGTTTCCAGCGCTTCAACGACCCCGCCGAGATCACCTCGCCGGAGGCGTTCCAGCGCGCCGCCGAGGACGTGAACTACACGTTCAACTGGTTCTACGCCGACTCCGAGCACACCGCGCACTTCAACTCCGGCGACAACGTCGTCCGCAACCCCGAAGTGGACCCGAGCATGCCGGTGGTCTCCGACCCCGAGTTCGAGTGGCGGGGCTGGAACCCGGACGGGAACACCGCGGACTACGCACCGTTCGAGGAGCATCCGCGGGCGGTGGACCAGGACTACTTCGTCAGCTGGAACAACAAGCAGGCTCCCGGTACCAGCGGCGCGGACTGGAGCAAGGGCGCCGTGCAGCGCGGCGACCTGCTCGACTCCCGCGTTCGCGGTCTCGTCGCCGAGGGCGGCGTGAACCGGGCCGACCTGACTCGGGCGATGGAGGAGGCCGGGCTGGCCGACCTGCGCGCCGAGCGGGTGCTGCCGGACCTGCTGCGGGTGCTCGACAGCGCGCCGAGCGACGACCCGGAGCTCGCCGCCCGGATCAAGCTGTTGCGCGACTGGCTCCACGACGGCGGGCTGCGTACCGAGACCGAACCGGGCAGCCGCGAATACGCCCACGCCGAGGCGATCGAGCTTCTGGACGCCTGGTGGCCGCTGCTGGTGCGCGGCACGTTCGAACCCGCGCTCGGGCCGGACACCTACCGGGCGCTGACCGGGGCGGCGCAGATCAACGAGTCGCCGTCGGGCTGGCAGAACGAGGAACCCGGCGAACACGTCGGGCAAGCGCACCAGGGCTCGGCGTTCCTGGTCGGCTGGTACGGGCAGGTGTCGAAGAACCTGCGCGGCGCGCTCGGCGAGGACGTTCCCGGCGGATTCGGGCAGGGCGACCCGCGACCGGGCAACTCGTTGTGCGGCGACGGGGATCTCGGCGCCTGCCGTCAGGCACTGGTCGACAGCCTCGCCGCGGCCGACGCGACCCCGGCCGAGCAGACCTACCCCGGCGACGCGGACTGCGAGCCCGGCGACCAGTGGTGCGCCGACGCGATCATCCAGAACAAGATCGGCGGCATCGCCCACGACCCCATCAGCTGGCAGAACCGCCCCACCTACCAACAGGTCGTCGAGTTCCCGTCACACCGCTGA
- a CDS encoding SGNH/GDSL hydrolase family protein, with amino-acid sequence MSERRVRAVAGRPVRSLVALGDSTTLGMGDRVPGGGWRGFARLLADALGGPGRIRFANLSTSGARVRDVHDVQLPAAMRLRPDAAVLVVGMNDTLRSDFDPVLLLRRLDVVVGELTRAGAVVVTARYHDHGRVFRLPAPLRRALRKRIDQVNAVLDEVVARHGAQCVDLDALPGAYELGTWSVDRLHPSELGHRRLARAMGERLAAAGCRVPESVSLRCSGGVRITAWHHLAWLVFRGVPWLVRRGSDLLPHGIAVMAREVAESRRERRTRRGLRLVEPMRQAPQPMGGKPVSADDAVLRPDAG; translated from the coding sequence GTGAGTGAGCGCAGAGTCCGAGCCGTGGCCGGGCGACCGGTGCGCAGCCTGGTCGCGCTGGGCGATTCGACGACCCTCGGCATGGGTGATCGCGTGCCCGGTGGCGGGTGGCGCGGCTTCGCCCGGCTGCTCGCGGACGCGCTGGGCGGACCCGGCCGGATCCGGTTCGCGAACCTGTCCACCTCAGGAGCGCGGGTGCGCGACGTGCACGACGTGCAACTTCCCGCCGCGATGCGGCTGCGGCCGGACGCGGCGGTGCTGGTGGTGGGCATGAACGACACGCTGCGCTCGGACTTCGACCCGGTGCTGCTGCTGCGGCGGCTGGACGTGGTGGTCGGCGAGCTGACCAGGGCCGGGGCCGTGGTGGTGACCGCGCGCTACCACGATCACGGCCGAGTGTTCCGGTTGCCCGCGCCGCTGCGGCGCGCACTGCGCAAGCGGATCGACCAGGTGAACGCGGTGCTCGACGAAGTGGTCGCCCGGCACGGCGCACAGTGCGTGGACCTCGACGCGCTGCCCGGTGCTTACGAGCTCGGCACCTGGTCGGTGGATCGGCTGCATCCCTCGGAGCTGGGGCATCGGCGGCTGGCGCGGGCGATGGGGGAGCGGTTGGCGGCGGCGGGTTGCCGGGTGCCGGAATCGGTGAGCCTGAGGTGTTCCGGCGGTGTCCGGATCACGGCGTGGCACCACCTGGCCTGGCTGGTGTTCCGGGGTGTGCCGTGGCTGGTGCGGCGCGGCTCCGACCTGCTGCCGCACGGGATCGCGGTGATGGCGCGGGAGGTCGCCGAATCGCGACGGGAACGCCGTACTCGACGAGGGCTGCGGCTGGTCGAGCCGATGCGGCAGGCGCCGCAGCCGATGGGCGGGAAGCCGGTGAGTGCCGACGACGCGGTGCTGCGGCCGGATGCCGGATGA